One region of Mucilaginibacter gotjawali genomic DNA includes:
- a CDS encoding phytoene desaturase family protein — protein MSKRLVSNPGLPVVEKPSVAVIGSGFSGLSAAAYLAKAGCSVNIYEKNAETGGRARQLISNGYTFDMGPSWYWMPEVFENFFNEFGYSAADYYELEQLDPGFTIVFGDQDVLRIPANYQALEELFESIEPGSAKQLALFLDEAAYKYHTGMNKLVQQPGLSLLEFADWDLVRGVFKLQVFTSFSKHVRRFFKDQRLITLMEFPVLFLGAMPEETPALYSLMNYAGLKLGTWYPKGGFGKVIEGMQKVCEAQGVIFNHDSAVTRLNVVNGKVTALNTKGSTTNYEGVIAAADYHHVEEKLIDRGLRNYGEAYWNKRVMAPSSLIFYLGVTRKIEKLGHHTLFFDADLKVHAREIYKEPQWPTKPLFYVCCPSASDDSVAPAGHENLFILMPLAPGIEDTEALREEYFEMIMQRLENYTGVAIRTVLDYKKSYCVNDFKSDYNSFKGNAYGLANTLMQTAHLKPSIKNNKIRNLFYAGQLTVPGPGVPPSIISGKVSAQLLIKYLNTK, from the coding sequence ATGTCAAAACGCCTAGTCAGTAATCCCGGGTTACCTGTTGTCGAAAAGCCCTCAGTAGCAGTAATCGGTTCGGGCTTTTCAGGTTTAAGTGCGGCAGCGTATTTAGCCAAAGCTGGCTGCAGCGTAAATATTTACGAAAAGAACGCGGAAACAGGAGGCCGTGCCCGTCAATTAATAAGCAACGGCTATACTTTTGATATGGGACCCAGCTGGTATTGGATGCCGGAAGTATTTGAAAATTTCTTTAATGAATTCGGGTATTCAGCTGCTGATTATTACGAACTTGAACAACTTGATCCCGGTTTTACTATTGTTTTTGGAGACCAGGATGTTTTACGTATCCCGGCAAACTACCAGGCCTTAGAGGAATTATTCGAATCCATTGAACCGGGCAGCGCAAAGCAGTTGGCCCTTTTTTTAGACGAAGCAGCCTATAAATACCATACAGGAATGAATAAACTGGTTCAACAACCAGGGCTGTCGTTACTTGAATTTGCTGACTGGGACTTGGTCCGCGGTGTGTTTAAGCTGCAGGTATTTACCTCATTCAGTAAACACGTCAGGCGTTTTTTTAAAGACCAGCGCCTGATCACGTTGATGGAATTCCCGGTATTATTCCTGGGAGCGATGCCTGAAGAAACCCCTGCATTGTATAGCCTGATGAATTATGCCGGCCTGAAACTTGGTACCTGGTATCCCAAAGGCGGCTTTGGTAAAGTGATAGAGGGAATGCAGAAAGTTTGCGAAGCGCAGGGTGTTATTTTTAACCACGATTCAGCCGTTACCCGTCTTAATGTCGTTAATGGTAAGGTAACAGCGCTTAACACTAAAGGCAGTACAACTAATTACGAAGGTGTTATCGCTGCTGCAGACTATCACCATGTGGAGGAAAAACTTATTGACCGGGGCCTTAGGAATTATGGCGAAGCTTATTGGAATAAAAGGGTGATGGCCCCTTCCAGCCTGATTTTTTACCTTGGTGTTACCCGAAAAATTGAAAAGCTGGGACACCATACCTTATTTTTCGATGCTGACTTAAAGGTACACGCCAGGGAGATCTATAAAGAACCGCAGTGGCCCACTAAACCACTTTTTTACGTTTGTTGCCCATCGGCGTCAGACGATAGCGTTGCACCGGCAGGGCATGAAAATTTATTTATACTGATGCCGCTGGCGCCCGGTATTGAAGATACTGAAGCCTTGCGGGAAGAATATTTCGAAATGATCATGCAACGCCTGGAAAACTATACCGGCGTAGCGATCAGAACCGTGCTGGATTACAAAAAGAGTTATTGCGTAAACGATTTCAAATCTGATTACAATTCTTTTAAAGGAAACGCGTACGGCCTCGCAAATACGCTGATGCAGACTGCACATTTAAAGCCTTCTATCAAAAACAACAAGATCAGGAATCTTTTTTATGCCGGGCAACTCACTGTTCCTGGTCCCGGGGTTCCGCCTTCAATTATTTCAGGCAAGGTTTCGGCTCAATTGCTCATAAAATACCTCAATACTAAATGA
- a CDS encoding phytoene/squalene synthase family protein translates to MKERFDTLSAICSRETTRHYSTSFSLGILFLKKEVRDPIHAIYGFVRLADEIVDSFHGYPKSLMLAELKRDCFMAIERGISINPVINSFQQVVNKFGIRHDLINQFLNSMEMDLHDQSYTAEKYEEYIMGSAQVVGLMCLHVFINGKDEEFERLRIPAMKLGSAFQKVNFLRDINADYQELNRTYFPGVNLSAFSEENKRAIEADILRELNEALNGIRLLPCSCRKGVYLAYVYYRQLFRKITKIPAEKVMSQRIRVSNGHKFLLMFDSLVRYKLNVL, encoded by the coding sequence ATGAAAGAAAGATTTGATACTTTATCTGCCATATGCAGCAGGGAAACCACCCGGCATTATAGCACCAGTTTTTCCCTGGGGATACTTTTTTTAAAGAAGGAAGTTCGTGACCCTATACATGCCATATATGGTTTTGTGAGGCTGGCCGACGAAATAGTAGATAGCTTCCATGGTTATCCGAAGTCATTAATGCTGGCTGAATTAAAACGGGATTGTTTTATGGCTATTGAACGGGGCATCAGTATAAACCCGGTGATCAATTCGTTTCAGCAGGTGGTTAATAAATTCGGCATCCGGCACGACCTAATCAACCAGTTCCTCAACAGCATGGAAATGGACCTGCACGATCAGTCGTATACCGCCGAAAAATATGAGGAATATATTATGGGTTCTGCTCAGGTTGTCGGCCTGATGTGCCTGCATGTGTTTATTAACGGCAAGGACGAAGAATTTGAAAGGTTACGAATACCTGCAATGAAATTGGGCTCAGCTTTTCAAAAAGTGAATTTCCTGCGGGACATCAACGCTGATTACCAGGAATTAAACCGCACGTATTTCCCGGGGGTTAATTTATCTGCCTTCTCAGAAGAAAATAAAAGAGCTATTGAAGCCGATATTTTAAGGGAATTAAACGAGGCCTTAAACGGGATCAGGCTGTTGCCGTGTTCATGCCGTAAAGGGGTTTACCTGGCTTATGTGTATTACAGGCAGCTTTTCCGCAAGATCACAAAGATCCCCGCAGAGAAAGTGATGTCGCAACGGATCAGGGTTTCAAACGGCCACAAGTTTTTGCTGATGTTTGATTCATTGGTGAGGTATAAATTAAATGTGTTATGA